The Deinococcus hopiensis KR-140 sequence CTGCGCTGTAGGCCGGCTGGCCCCTCCCCCGCGTAGGCCTGCAGCCAGCCTTCCCAGTTGCCGCCCACCCGCTCGCTCCGCCCTCACGGAGGCGAGGTGGCCCGGGGCCATCGCCCGTGCCAGAGGCAAAGGCAACGAGGCCTCCAGCACCTTCCCCCACCCGCCCCGTGCGGCGAGCCATTTCTGCGTCAGGCGAAGGGCCGAATCTGTGGCCCGGCCAGATCGGGCGGCCGGCAACTGCAAGTCCACCTCAGCCACCCGCTTCGTAAAATCCAACCGCGCCGATCCCCATGATGCTGGATACCCGAAATGTCTGACCCCCGCCCGCGAGGGAACCTCCGCCAGGATCCGGGTGGCGCGCACCTCTGCTTTGGCCTTCAGCACGCTGGCGCAGTGAACCGGCGTGTCCACGTCCACGCCGGTCAGGGCGTCCACTCCGCCCGTGACCAGCACCCGCATCTCTGCCTGCCCAAAGAGGGCGCCGTGCAGCGGGAGGCTGGCGGAGGCGGGGCGACGAACGTCAGGGCGGCCCATGGGCGCAAGGGCAGCCGCAACAAAAGAAAAACCCCGCCGAAGCGGGGTTGGGGTACGCGCCTGAGATCAGACGAGTTCGATCAGGGCCATCGTGACGCCGTCGCCGCGACGGGTGCCCACGCGCAGGATGCGGGTGTAGCCGCCCTGACGCTCGGCGTAGCGGGGGGCCACCTCGTCCATCACCTTGCGCACCACGTCGTTGTCGTGGATGTCGCGGGCGACGAGGCGGCGGGCGTGCAGGTCTCCACCCTTGGCGGTGGTGATCAGCTTCTCAACGTAGGGGCGCAGCT is a genomic window containing:
- the rplQ gene encoding 50S ribosomal protein L17 encodes the protein MRHGKAGRKLNRNSSARVALARAQATALLREGRIQTTLTKAKELRPYVEKLITTAKGGDLHARRLVARDIHDNDVVRKVMDEVAPRYAERQGGYTRILRVGTRRGDGVTMALIELV